The following coding sequences are from one Pseudonocardia sp. EC080619-01 window:
- a CDS encoding daunorubicin resistance protein DrrA family ABC transporter ATP-binding protein — translation MADAIRATGLVKHYGAVRALDGVDLSVPEGTVLGLLGPNGAGKTTVVRVLTTLLQPDGGEATVAGADVRADPAGVRRRIGLSGQYAAVDEYLTGFENLEMVGRLYHLGRRRARERARELLSDFGLTDAADRPARTYSGGMRRRLDLAGALVADPPVLLLDEPTTGLDPRSRNDLWDVIRGLVARGTTLLLTTQYLEEADALADEIVVIDHGKVIARGTADQLKAQVGGERLEVTTSVEADLEPAARLLAPLGVGEAVLDRHRRSLTMPVTGGVDVLRDALDRLREAGTKVDDAGLRRPTLDDVFLTLTGRPSAEVDEDTERAEVTS, via the coding sequence ATGGCCGACGCGATCCGCGCCACCGGACTGGTCAAACACTACGGCGCCGTACGGGCGCTCGACGGGGTCGACCTGTCCGTTCCCGAGGGCACCGTCCTGGGGTTGCTCGGCCCGAACGGGGCCGGCAAGACCACCGTGGTCAGGGTGCTGACCACGCTGCTCCAGCCGGACGGGGGCGAGGCGACGGTCGCCGGCGCCGACGTCCGGGCCGATCCCGCCGGGGTGCGGCGCCGGATCGGGCTCTCCGGCCAGTACGCCGCGGTCGACGAGTACCTGACCGGCTTCGAGAACCTGGAGATGGTCGGGCGGCTCTACCACCTGGGCCGTCGCCGGGCCCGGGAGCGTGCGCGGGAGCTGCTCTCCGACTTCGGCCTCACCGACGCCGCGGACCGGCCCGCCCGCACCTACTCCGGCGGCATGCGGCGCCGGCTCGACCTGGCCGGGGCGCTCGTGGCCGACCCGCCGGTGCTGCTGCTCGACGAGCCGACCACCGGCCTGGACCCGCGCAGCCGCAACGACCTGTGGGACGTGATCCGCGGGCTGGTCGCCCGGGGCACGACGCTGCTGCTCACCACCCAGTACCTGGAGGAGGCCGACGCGCTGGCGGACGAGATCGTCGTGATCGACCACGGGAAGGTGATCGCCCGCGGCACCGCGGACCAGCTCAAGGCCCAGGTGGGCGGCGAACGCCTGGAGGTGACGACGAGTGTGGAGGCCGACCTGGAGCCCGCGGCCCGGCTGCTGGCCCCGCTCGGGGTCGGTGAGGCGGTGCTCGACCGGCACCGGCGGTCGCTGACGATGCCCGTCACCGGAGGCGTCGACGTGCTGCGCGACGCGCTCGACCGGCTGCGCGAGGCCGGGACGAAGGTCGACGACGCCGGACTGCGCCGCCCGACCCTCGACGACGTGTTCCTGACCCTGACCGGCCGTCCGTCGGCCGAGGTCGACGAGGACACCGAGCGCGCGGAGGTGACGTCGTGA
- a CDS encoding acyl--CoA ligase family protein, with protein sequence MTAGTTDVWTTPLTPLAFLGRSADVFPDTTAIVYGDRRHTYAEFAAEATRVANALEASGVEPGDRVAYLLPNVPEMLVAHFAVPLAGAVLVAINTRLSTEEVRYILDHSGAKVLVVDAVLYETVRPVAGELETVREIVTVTDPAAPGDGVGSGLSYADLLARGSDTPRPWAVDDERGTISINYTSGTTGNPKGVEYHHRGAYLNSFGEIVHSTHTPDSVYLWTLPMFHCNGWCTPWAVTAIGGTHVCLREVRGDVIWGLISEHGVTHLNGAPTVVTTIMNAPEAVTLDYPLVITTAGAPPSPTTILQMERMGFRIVHVYGLTETYGPYSVNQYQRAWDGLDGEERARLQARQGVGMVCADRLRVVDEQMADVPADGATMGEIVMRGNNVMKGYHLDDEKTAEAFAGGWFHSGDLGVVHPDGYVELRDRAKDVVISGGENISTVEVEQAIVSHEAVLEAAVVGVPDERWGEVCKAFAVLRPGRAAEPQELIDHVKTRIARYKAPKYVEIVEELPKTSTGKVQKFELREKEWADQGGSRIRG encoded by the coding sequence GTGACCGCCGGAACCACCGACGTCTGGACCACCCCGCTGACCCCGCTGGCGTTCCTCGGCCGTTCGGCCGACGTCTTCCCCGACACGACGGCGATCGTCTACGGGGACCGGCGGCACACGTACGCGGAGTTCGCGGCGGAGGCGACCCGGGTGGCGAACGCACTGGAGGCCTCCGGCGTGGAGCCCGGGGACCGGGTGGCGTACCTGCTGCCCAACGTCCCCGAGATGCTGGTCGCGCACTTCGCCGTGCCGCTCGCGGGCGCCGTGCTGGTCGCGATCAACACGCGGCTCTCCACCGAGGAGGTCCGCTACATCCTCGACCACTCGGGCGCGAAGGTCCTCGTCGTCGACGCCGTCCTGTACGAGACCGTCCGTCCGGTCGCGGGTGAGCTGGAGACGGTCCGGGAGATCGTGACGGTCACCGACCCGGCCGCCCCCGGCGACGGCGTCGGGTCCGGCCTGTCCTACGCCGACCTGCTGGCCAGGGGCTCGGACACCCCGCGGCCGTGGGCGGTCGACGACGAGCGCGGCACCATCTCGATCAACTACACGTCCGGGACGACCGGGAACCCGAAGGGCGTCGAGTACCACCACCGCGGTGCCTACCTGAACTCGTTCGGCGAGATCGTGCACTCCACGCACACCCCGGACAGCGTCTACCTGTGGACGCTGCCGATGTTCCACTGCAACGGCTGGTGCACCCCGTGGGCGGTGACGGCGATCGGCGGCACCCACGTCTGCCTGCGGGAGGTGCGCGGCGACGTCATCTGGGGGCTGATCTCCGAGCACGGCGTGACCCACCTCAACGGAGCACCCACGGTCGTCACGACGATCATGAACGCGCCCGAGGCGGTGACGCTGGACTACCCGCTGGTGATCACCACCGCCGGGGCGCCGCCGTCGCCGACGACGATCCTGCAGATGGAGCGGATGGGGTTCCGCATCGTGCACGTCTACGGCCTCACCGAGACCTACGGCCCGTACTCGGTGAACCAGTACCAGCGTGCCTGGGACGGGCTCGACGGCGAGGAACGCGCCCGGCTGCAGGCCCGGCAGGGCGTCGGGATGGTCTGCGCGGACCGGCTCCGGGTGGTCGACGAGCAGATGGCCGACGTCCCGGCCGACGGCGCCACGATGGGCGAGATCGTCATGCGCGGGAACAACGTCATGAAGGGTTACCACCTCGACGACGAGAAGACCGCCGAGGCGTTCGCGGGCGGCTGGTTCCACTCCGGAGACCTGGGCGTCGTGCACCCCGACGGCTACGTCGAGCTGCGCGACCGCGCGAAGGACGTCGTCATCTCCGGCGGGGAGAACATCTCCACCGTCGAGGTCGAGCAGGCGATCGTCTCGCACGAGGCGGTGCTCGAGGCGGCCGTCGTCGGCGTCCCGGACGAGCGGTGGGGCGAGGTCTGCAAGGCGTTCGCCGTGCTCAGGCCGGGCCGCGCCGCGGAGCCGCAGGAGCTGATCGACCACGTGAAGACGCGGATCGCCCGCTACAAGGCACCGAAGTACGTCGAGATCGTCGAGGAGCTGCCCAAGACCTCCACGGGCAAGGTCCAGAAGTTCGAACTGCGTGAGAAGGAGTGGGCCGACCAGGGCGGATCCCGCATCCGGGGATGA
- a CDS encoding ABC transporter permease has translation MNAAATMLADASVVAKRNLIKIKRVPDLLVFTTLSPIMFVLLFAYVFGGAIDPTGGGAGYREFLMAGIFAQTVIFGATNTGAGLAEDVKKGIIERFRSLPMTPSAVLTGRTLSDVVNNVIVLVVMSLTGLLVGWRIHTSFLEALAGFLVLLVFAYAFSWVMAWVGLLVPSPEVVNNASFVVIFPLTFLANTFVPLDTLPGPLRVFAEWNPVSAVTQAARELFGNTDAVASTMTASQTWPLQNPVLYTLIWSVAVVAVFGPLAGRQYKRAASR, from the coding sequence GTGAACGCGGCGGCCACGATGCTGGCGGACGCGTCGGTCGTCGCCAAGCGGAACCTCATCAAGATCAAGCGTGTGCCGGACCTGCTGGTCTTCACGACGCTCTCGCCGATCATGTTCGTGCTGCTGTTCGCCTACGTGTTCGGCGGCGCGATCGACCCGACCGGCGGGGGTGCCGGGTACCGGGAGTTCCTGATGGCCGGGATCTTCGCCCAGACCGTGATCTTCGGGGCGACCAACACCGGCGCGGGGCTCGCGGAGGACGTGAAGAAGGGGATCATCGAGCGGTTCCGCTCGCTGCCGATGACGCCGTCGGCGGTACTGACCGGCCGTACGCTGTCCGACGTCGTGAACAACGTGATCGTGCTGGTGGTGATGTCGCTGACCGGGCTGCTGGTCGGGTGGCGGATCCACACCTCGTTCCTCGAGGCGCTCGCCGGGTTCCTGGTGCTGCTGGTGTTCGCCTACGCGTTCTCCTGGGTGATGGCCTGGGTCGGCCTGCTGGTCCCCAGCCCGGAGGTCGTGAACAACGCGTCGTTCGTGGTGATCTTCCCGCTGACGTTCCTGGCGAACACCTTCGTCCCGCTGGACACGCTGCCCGGGCCGCTGCGGGTGTTCGCCGAGTGGAACCCGGTCTCCGCGGTCACCCAGGCGGCACGGGAGCTGTTCGGCAACACCGACGCGGTCGCCTCGACGATGACGGCCTCGCAGACCTGGCCCCTGCAGAACCCGGTGCTCTACACGCTGATCTGGTCGGTCGCCGTCGTCGCGGTGTTCGGGCCGCTGGCGGGCAGGCAGTACAAGCGGGCGGCGAGCCGCTGA
- a CDS encoding DUF72 domain-containing protein yields MTGRVVVGTSGWRYPPWRGTFYPPGLVQRRELEYLSRQVTSIEINGSFYALQRPESYRSWAAEVPDGFVFSVKGPRFVTHMKQLRDAAVPVANFLASGVLGLGAALGPVLWQLPPRMRFDADRIAGFLALLPRATAAAARFATGHDERVEGRALTATDADRPLRHAIEPRHESFRDPAFLDLLREHGVALVQSDAAGTWPVFDEVTADLVYVRLHGQGELYSGGYTVEALDSWARRIREWTAGGLDVVCYFDNDMKVHAPTDAIALLDRLR; encoded by the coding sequence GTGACCGGCCGGGTCGTCGTCGGGACGTCCGGCTGGCGTTACCCGCCGTGGCGCGGCACCTTCTACCCGCCCGGGCTGGTGCAGCGACGTGAGCTCGAGTACCTCTCCCGGCAGGTCACCTCGATCGAGATCAACGGGTCGTTCTACGCGCTGCAGCGCCCGGAGAGCTACCGGTCGTGGGCCGCCGAGGTCCCCGACGGCTTCGTGTTCTCGGTGAAGGGTCCGCGGTTCGTCACGCACATGAAGCAGCTCCGCGACGCCGCGGTCCCGGTCGCGAACTTCTTGGCGTCCGGGGTGCTCGGACTGGGCGCAGCGCTCGGCCCGGTGTTGTGGCAGCTCCCGCCGCGGATGCGGTTCGACGCCGACCGGATCGCCGGGTTCCTCGCGCTGCTGCCTCGCGCCACGGCCGCGGCGGCGCGGTTCGCGACCGGGCACGACGAGCGCGTCGAGGGACGCGCGCTCACCGCGACCGACGCCGACCGCCCGCTGCGGCACGCGATCGAACCGCGGCACGAGTCGTTCCGGGACCCGGCCTTCCTCGACCTGCTGCGCGAGCACGGCGTCGCGCTGGTGCAGTCCGACGCGGCCGGGACCTGGCCGGTGTTCGACGAGGTGACCGCGGACCTGGTCTACGTCCGGCTGCACGGGCAGGGCGAGCTCTACTCCGGCGGCTACACGGTGGAGGCCCTGGACTCCTGGGCGCGGCGGATCCGGGAGTGGACCGCGGGGGGACTCGACGTCGTCTGTTACTTCGACAACGACATGAAGGTGCACGCCCCGACCGACGCGATCGCCCTGCTCGACCGGCTGCGGTGA
- a CDS encoding SDR family NAD(P)-dependent oxidoreductase yields MSHAVVVTGAAGALGRAVVAEFQRAGQPVVALDRLGPALDALDAPHRIPVELTDRGDVGRAFAEIDGRGLTVGTLVAVAGGYSHGGLADLDPDTLHGLFDTNLGTLVWAAQAAAPRIAAAGGGSIVAVGARTGTSGPAQLVHGASKAAVHRTVELLADELRGQRIRVNAVLPSVVDTPANREWMDADAVDRAVAPAAIARVIAFLAGPDAAPVSGALVPVYGDS; encoded by the coding sequence ATGAGCCACGCCGTCGTCGTCACCGGGGCCGCGGGCGCGCTGGGCCGCGCCGTCGTCGCCGAGTTCCAGCGGGCCGGGCAGCCGGTCGTCGCTCTCGACCGGCTCGGCCCGGCGCTGGACGCGCTCGACGCCCCGCACCGGATCCCGGTCGAGCTGACCGACCGCGGCGACGTCGGGCGGGCCTTCGCCGAGATCGACGGACGCGGTCTCACGGTCGGGACGCTGGTCGCCGTCGCCGGCGGCTACTCGCACGGAGGGCTCGCCGACCTCGACCCGGACACCCTGCACGGCCTGTTCGACACCAACCTCGGCACGCTGGTCTGGGCGGCCCAGGCCGCCGCCCCGCGGATCGCCGCGGCGGGCGGCGGCTCGATCGTCGCGGTGGGCGCCCGGACCGGGACCTCCGGTCCCGCACAGCTCGTGCACGGCGCGAGCAAGGCCGCGGTGCACCGCACCGTCGAGCTGCTCGCCGACGAGCTGCGGGGGCAGCGGATCCGGGTCAACGCGGTGCTCCCGTCGGTCGTGGACACCCCCGCCAACCGCGAGTGGATGGACGCCGACGCCGTGGACCGCGCCGTCGCCCCCGCCGCGATCGCCCGGGTGATCGCGTTCCTCGCCGGGCCGGACGCCGCCCCGGTCAGCGGCGCGCTCGTCCCGGTCTACGGCGACTCCTGA
- a CDS encoding MmpS family transport accessory protein, translated as MTTSQNSSGAPAPSDPPQPSGRHADRDSASRPHITPHPATQYDPARHGDVQYGATPQGYGQAQYRYGTAPQGPAPQYGAPQGYGPAGPGHPAPGYGPAGPHTGHDPRYGAPGPYPTGPQPIYDGHPGIPFGGAPFGTRSPASPPAGLPAVPADAGAAPWPTAAQRTTGAAAAPAVPAQRGATGLQPVAMPRNGFGTTALVLGIIGVLTAMIPIVGVVAWPMVIIGLIFGVLGIVRAGKGIATNRGVAISGTVLSALGLLLCILWVAAFGSAVDSASSGAVPSAASVPAASEPVASAPAVTAPSIEQPAAAASPAGGDVITYEVTGSGSAGNITYVKDSNMGMEQVNATDLPWTKEVTFDGGVLSFQPLSLVAQSGSGGSGEITCRIMRNGQEITSSTSSGPYAVVSCSGS; from the coding sequence GTGACCACCTCGCAGAACTCCTCCGGCGCCCCGGCCCCGTCCGACCCGCCGCAGCCGTCCGGCCGCCACGCCGACCGTGACTCCGCCTCCCGCCCCCACATCACCCCGCACCCGGCGACCCAGTACGACCCGGCCCGCCACGGGGATGTGCAGTACGGGGCCACTCCGCAGGGGTACGGCCAGGCGCAGTACCGGTACGGCACCGCTCCGCAGGGGCCGGCGCCGCAGTACGGGGCCCCGCAGGGGTACGGCCCGGCCGGCCCCGGCCACCCCGCACCCGGCTACGGCCCCGCGGGACCGCACACCGGCCACGACCCCCGGTACGGAGCTCCGGGCCCGTACCCGACCGGGCCGCAGCCGATCTACGACGGCCACCCCGGCATCCCGTTCGGCGGCGCCCCGTTCGGCACCCGTTCCCCCGCCTCGCCCCCGGCCGGCCTGCCCGCGGTCCCCGCCGACGCCGGTGCGGCCCCGTGGCCGACCGCCGCGCAGCGGACCACCGGTGCCGCGGCCGCTCCGGCCGTCCCGGCCCAGCGCGGTGCCACCGGCCTCCAGCCGGTCGCGATGCCGCGCAACGGGTTCGGCACCACCGCGCTGGTGCTGGGCATCATCGGTGTGCTGACCGCGATGATCCCGATCGTCGGCGTCGTCGCCTGGCCGATGGTGATCATCGGCCTGATCTTCGGTGTCCTCGGGATCGTGCGGGCGGGCAAGGGGATCGCCACCAACCGCGGCGTCGCGATCTCGGGGACGGTGCTCTCGGCGCTCGGGCTGCTCCTGTGCATCCTCTGGGTCGCGGCCTTCGGGTCGGCGGTCGACTCGGCCTCGTCCGGGGCAGTGCCGTCGGCGGCCTCGGTCCCGGCCGCGAGCGAGCCCGTCGCGAGTGCCCCCGCCGTGACCGCTCCGAGCATCGAGCAGCCCGCCGCGGCGGCGTCCCCCGCGGGGGGCGACGTCATCACCTACGAGGTGACCGGGTCCGGGTCGGCGGGGAACATCACCTACGTCAAGGACTCGAACATGGGTATGGAGCAGGTCAACGCCACCGACCTGCCCTGGACCAAGGAGGTCACCTTCGACGGCGGTGTCCTCTCCTTCCAGCCGCTCTCGCTGGTCGCCCAGTCCGGTTCCGGCGGTAGCGGTGAGATCACCTGCCGCATCATGCGGAACGGCCAGGAGATCACCTCCTCGACCAGCTCGGGCCCCTACGCGGTGGTGAGCTGCTCCGGTAGCTGA
- a CDS encoding MFS transporter produces the protein MSIATESHTTTGPSAFRVAGGAVAVTTVSVLPVFLTGALAVQLSADLGFDPSGLGLVVALYFGVSALCSLPVGMLVERVGSRLTSRIAVLGAAVMLAALALGARSYGSLVALLLCGAWCNVMGQLSSNLTLARSVPARRMGLSFGVKQAAIPTATLLAGIAVPAIALTVGWRWAYALGAVLALAALLLCPREDAGPAPKAAKNDRATGALGVIGAASGMAAGTATALGIFLVASAVERGVNPGLSGLVLTMGSVIGLSIRLLHGWLADRREEARRTTGRGGGHVAVVAASLAAGAVGFGLLAVPGTPALVIGTVLAFGLGWAWPGLLQFAVVRLNPSAPAAATAVVQVGVYAGGFAGPIVFGWLAAHASFTVAWSVNAVVMLASAALMLVGRRMLVAHAARVAAQD, from the coding sequence GTGAGCATCGCGACCGAATCGCACACCACGACCGGACCGTCCGCGTTCAGGGTGGCGGGCGGCGCGGTCGCGGTGACGACGGTGTCGGTGCTCCCGGTCTTCCTCACCGGCGCGCTCGCGGTGCAGCTGTCCGCCGATCTCGGGTTCGACCCGTCCGGGCTCGGTCTGGTCGTCGCGCTGTACTTCGGCGTGAGCGCGCTCTGCTCGCTGCCGGTCGGGATGCTCGTCGAGCGGGTCGGGTCCCGCCTGACCAGCCGGATCGCCGTGCTCGGCGCGGCCGTCATGCTGGCCGCGCTCGCGCTCGGCGCCCGGTCGTACGGCTCGCTGGTGGCGCTCCTGCTGTGCGGGGCGTGGTGCAACGTGATGGGCCAGCTGTCGTCGAACCTGACGCTGGCGCGCTCGGTGCCGGCCCGCCGGATGGGGCTGTCGTTCGGGGTGAAGCAGGCCGCGATCCCGACCGCCACGCTGCTGGCCGGCATCGCGGTGCCGGCCATCGCGCTGACCGTCGGGTGGCGCTGGGCCTACGCGCTCGGCGCGGTGCTCGCCCTGGCGGCGCTGCTGCTCTGCCCCCGTGAGGACGCCGGTCCGGCCCCGAAGGCCGCGAAGAACGACCGCGCGACGGGTGCGCTCGGCGTCATCGGGGCGGCCTCCGGCATGGCGGCGGGCACCGCGACCGCGCTGGGCATCTTCCTCGTCGCCTCCGCCGTCGAGCGCGGCGTGAACCCGGGCCTCTCCGGTCTCGTGCTGACCATGGGCAGCGTGATCGGGCTGAGCATCCGGCTGCTGCACGGCTGGCTCGCCGACCGGCGTGAGGAGGCCCGGCGCACGACCGGCCGCGGCGGTGGGCACGTCGCGGTGGTGGCCGCCAGCCTCGCCGCCGGCGCGGTCGGGTTCGGTCTGCTCGCCGTGCCCGGCACGCCCGCCCTGGTGATCGGCACGGTCCTGGCGTTCGGGCTCGGGTGGGCCTGGCCGGGGCTGCTGCAGTTCGCGGTCGTCCGGCTGAACCCGTCGGCTCCGGCCGCGGCGACGGCGGTCGTCCAGGTCGGGGTGTACGCCGGTGGGTTCGCCGGGCCGATCGTGTTCGGCTGGCTGGCCGCGCACGCGTCGTTCACGGTGGCGTGGTCGGTGAACGCCGTGGTGATGCTGGCCTCGGCCGCCCTGATGCTCGTGGGGCGCCGGATGCTGGTCGCACACGCCGCGCGCGTCGCCGCGCAGGACTGA